Proteins from one Clupea harengus chromosome 17, Ch_v2.0.2, whole genome shotgun sequence genomic window:
- the tram1 gene encoding translocating chain-associated membrane protein 1 — MGIRKKNSKNPPVLSHEFVIQNHADIVSCVAMVFLLGLMFEVTSKVAVLFITVQYNVTISANEGSEEPAVNYFHHGLKDLATVFFYMLVAIIMHAIIQEYVLDKINRKMHFSKTKHSKFNESGQLSAFYLFSCGWGVSIILSENLLSNPVSLWESYPHALMPFQMKFYYICQLGYWLHVLPELYFQKIKKEDIPRQLVYISLYLVHIAGAYVLNLNRLGLVLLVLHYLVELLFHVSRLVYFSNEERQRGFTLWAVLFVLARLLTLSLSVLTVGFGLAGAQQQGLDLATGNFNVLVVRVTVLAAICAAQAFMMWKFINFQLRRWREQAQLHQSLKKKQAPSKSKSKNKANGVNGSVGANGADSPRARKEKSS; from the exons ATGGGGATCCGAAAGAAGAATAGCAAGAACCCTCCAGTTCTCAGCCATGAGTTTGTCATCCAGAATCATGCAGATATTGTTTcctgtgttgctatggtgttcCTTCTTGGGCTTATGTTTGAG GTCACGTCAAAGGTTGCAGTTTTGTTCATAACCGTCCAGTACAACGTCACCATCTCAGCCAACG AGGGATCCGAGGAGCCAGCAGTGAACTACTTCCACCATGGCCTTAAGGACCTGGCCACTGTGTTCTTCTACATGCTGGTGGCCATCATCATGCACGCCATTATCCAGGAATACGTGCTCGAC AAGATCAACAGGAAGATGCACTTCTCCAAGACCAAGCACAGCAAATTCAACGAGTCAGGACAGCTGAGTGCCTTCTACCTGTTCTCGTGCGGGTGGGGTGTCAGCATCATCCTCTCA GAGAACCTCCTGTCCAATCCTGTGAGTCTATGGGAAAGCTACCCCCACGCCCTAATGCC GTTCCAGATGAAGTTCTACTACATCTGTCAACTGGGCTATTGGTTGCACGTTCTCCCTGAACTCTACTTCCAGAAGATCAAGAAA GAGGATATTCCCCGTCAGCTGGTGTACATTAGTCTGTATCTGGTCCACATCGCAGGAGCATACGTCTTAAA CCTGAACCGCCTGGGCCTTGTCCTGTTGGTCCTACACTACCTTGTGGAGCTCCTCTTCCACGTGTCCCGCCTGGTGTACTTCAGCAacgaagagagacagagagg ATTCACATTGTGGGCCGTCCTCTTCGTCCTTGCTCGTCTGCTGACCCTGTCCCTGTCCGTTCTCACTGTGGGCTTTGGCCTTGCTGGAGCTCAACAACAAGGCCTGGATTTGGCCACAGGAAACTTCAATGTGCTTGTTGTGCG gGTCACGGTGCTTGCCGCCATCTGTGCCGCTCAGGCCTTCATGATGTGGAAGTTCATCAACTTCCAGCTGCGCAGGTGGCGGGAACAGGCCCAGCTGCATCAGAGCCTGAAGAAGAAACAGGCCCCATCCAAAAGCAAGTCTAAAAACAAAG CTAACGGAGTTAATGGATCTGTCGGTGCCAATGGGGCCGATTCACCCAGAGCGCGGAAAGAGAAGTCCTCGTAA
- the LOC116224353 gene encoding uncharacterized protein LOC116224353, producing MSLIKPTDVISGTVQLSMETAGVMEVHLQPEPPLTIPDQSDIPVDLDGSALCPEQTKEAKTPEDNDSDLVETVCAEVVLACCNAVGVRPSTSEPLDAPNQCPELTSVDWKQAQVDDHVTRTVTKALGRTHLTPAERAVLSQDAMRLLRHRPRLFLKNGVLHRKLPDPKTLAEWHQLVLPPAWRQEAWQLCHEKAGHFGGEKTLHLMQSRFFWVGQAKDILEWSASCPRCVLRKAPTTQTKAPLVPIMK from the exons ATGTCTTTGATTAAACCTACAGATGTCATCTCGGGGACCGTGCAGCTGTCAATGGAGACAGCTGGTGTGATGGAAGTTCATCTTCAACCAGAGCCCCCACTTACCATCCCCGACCAAAGTGACATACCAGTAGATTTGGATGGTTCTGCCTTGTGTCCTGAACAAACCAAAGAG GCCAAAACCCCAGAAGACAACGACTCAGACCTGGTCGAAACCGTGTGTGCTGAAGTGGTGCTGGCCTGCTGTAATGCGGTAGGTGTGAGGCCCTCCACCAGTGAGCCTCTTGATGCTCCGAACCAGTGTCCTGAACTAACATCCGTGGACTGGAAACAAGCCCAGGTGGACGATCATGTGACCCGTACAGTCACAAAAGCACTTGGAAGGACACATCTTACACCAGCAGAAAGAGCAGTGCTGTCCCAAGATGCAATGCGCCTCCTAAGGCATCGTCCAAGGCTTTTCCTGAAGAATGGAGTGCTGCACCGTAAGCTGCCAGATCCCAAAACTTTGGCTGAATGGCACCAGCTGGTATTGCCGCCGGCGTGGAGGCAGGAGGCCTGGCAGCTGTGCCATGAAAAAGCAGGCCACTTCGGAGGGGAAAAGACATTGCATTTGATGCAAAGCCGTTTCTTTTGGGTGGGACAGGCCAAGGACATTCTAGAATGGAGTGCATCCTGCCCACGGTGCGTTCTGCGCAAAGCGCCTACCACCCAGACCAAAGCTCCCCTTGTCCCGATCATGAAGTAA